The Drosophila sechellia strain sech25 chromosome 2L, ASM438219v1, whole genome shotgun sequence region GCTTCTTCGCCGCCTACGTTTTCATTCTAAGAATCTATGGAGCTGTGAAGATCGACTAAGCTGTGTCACCCACTCGTCACGCTGTACACCAAACTATCTTTGCAATATCATTCgatcataaatatatttatagagCAACTGAACCCAGTCTCGTCCAGCTGCAGAAATCAATACAAACAAAACGGAAACTAAGCGAAAACTCGACGACTCAGCCATGTGAGCTAACTTCCCCTTCTTGTCCCCAGCTGCAGAAAGCAACCATTTACTAAGTCAAAACGCCTAATTTAGCAAGTACGTTTTGGATCCCCGGAAGTGGCTCGATTTGCAGGAGCGTGAGCGTTGCGTTTTAGAATCAATCTAGAAATGcctaatttatatatgtatgtaaagaATCTAATCTAAGCAACTgatataaaacaaacaaaaatcaaataaactaAGCTTAATGTACGACACACCGCCGGTGAGTGTAAGTTTCTTAGCAGGAATCCAGCTTGTCGTTTCTGTTCGTTTGTTGAACTCGGAAACTTGGAGTTTTTAGCTCAGTTGCATTTCTACTTCGCTGCAAGCTAGTTCAACAAACCATATCTTAAAATGTTTCGCTTGCTTTTGGCATTAATTTGTGCATTTTCTTTTCCATATTTCTTAAGTACGGAAGGTCGAGAAGTAAGAATGACCTTCTTAAGAAGGTCTAAGCTAATGCTATATGTATAATCCTCCAGGCATGGAGAAAGACAGTGAAGGGTCGAGTGATGTCCAACGTCAGCATGACACTCTACTGGTGGATCCAGCAACACTTTCCATATGAATTGGTAAAGGACGAGGACGAATGGGATGCAATCGGCGGTGATGTGTTCGAGAAACCAGAAATAATTTGAATATCATAAAAAGGCCGAATATTTACTGTGAAATATTTGTAATCTGCAAAGTTTCAAGTACATCCTTTTGATTTTAAAGTTACAATTACAttgattatttaattaattggtACATATAATTGCTTTTAGTATATTACACATATTAGGTTTAAAACATTATGTAAGTTATCTATATTCAATCGTATACAACTTCTTTATTGGGTGCTGACCAGAGCTAGTAGTGCCCATTGCTCATAACTTTAGTTCGTGTATTTTTGCTGAGTAGGTAAGATTCCGAAGCAAAAAGTGAGGTCATCACAATGGACGCAGATATCTTGTATGGTAACCAAGATTTAATGCTACTTTTTACGGGATCGTCGCATACCCCTAAGATTCAGCTCTTTCACTTCCTGATCCGTAAAACTTAATGTAACTACTATCAATGCACATTTTCCTTTAAGTAGGCACAAACTAAGGATGATAAACGAAGTTAAGTGTACTATTCTTTATCATTTGCTGCACAACACATTGCTAGATTACTTAAGAGATAGATTAGAGTCTAGAGACCGTGCGGGAACAACCCTCCTTCTGCTCATCCTGATTCTCCGCCAGCTGCTCCGGACGCAGATGCTCGCTCATCTGTGGAAAAGTGCGCTTTGACATGGTTGCGAATCGGTTTACCTCATCGGGTTCCGATTCTTTAAACGCTAGCGATTCCGCTTGGTCTTGCGACTAACATTGCCCTCGATGATAATCTGATAGCATGCAAAGTAAAGAATTTGAATTGGAATATGGAGGTGGCTTGATCGACTCTAGTCGTTTTGTAAGAAGTTGGTTAGATAGTTTTTCTTCCTGCAGCTGGATGGGTCTATGGTATAGGGACACTTGAATTGCTGGGTGGGGGAACAGGTGTGGTTGTTAGGATGGGTTAGATGGGGTTACTCCAGCACCGGCTGCTCTACCTGAAGGATCTGGCTGGCCTCGAAAGCGGTGCCCGGCAGCAGGATCACCGGCGATGTCACATTGCCCGCCTCCACGCACAGCATGTTGGGGAACTCGTCGTCCCCGAAGTCACTCATCTCACGCGATCGATCGACCCATGGATTCCAGATGACTGAATATATCAAATGTATCACTTATCACACATAAAAATATCTTTAAGTCCCATTTACTCACCCGTATCGGGAAAATTGTACTTGTGCAGTCTCATCTTCCTACCGGACACCACGTTTGTGATGACGTGCTCCTGCGGCGTGTGCTGGTAGATCCTGTCAGTCCACTCATTGACGGTGACCACCTCGCGTCCCTCCTGATAGAGCGCATTCTCCCGCGTCTTGTCGATGAAGTGGCAGCCCTGGAGGCCGGTGATCTGACATCGCCGCACATCGGGCACCTTTAGGTAGGTGTGCAGCAGCATGTTGAAGGTGAAGCTCAGCTCCTTGCTGGGATTGTAGACGCCGATGTGGAAGTGCAGCTCCTTTTCGCGCAGGATCAGCCTATAAGTGATGCGAAACCTTAGGAACAAAAAGAAGTTAGTTGCTAGTTAAACTTAATGATCTCTTCCAAACTTACTGATAGTTCCATATGGATCGCGTAAAATCGTTGTCCATCAG contains the following coding sequences:
- the LOC6611187 gene encoding uncharacterized protein LOC6611187 encodes the protein MFRLLLALICAFSFPYFLSTEGREAWRKTVKGRVMSNVSMTLYWWIQQHFPYELVKDEDEWDAIGGDVFEKPEII
- the LOC6611188 gene encoding glucose-6-phosphate 1-epimerase isoform X2; this encodes MATTAAAMAATSVVVLDRGNNTTCTINLHGATVVSWRVNNQEQLFVSKLASFDGKKAIRGGIPFVFPQFGAWSFGPQHGFARITRWHLERPPDRLHNGDVEAIFSLMDNDFTRSIWNYQFRITYRLILREKELHFHIGVYNPSKELSFTFNMLLHTYLKVPDVRRCQITGLQGCHFIDKTRENALYQEGREVVTVNEWTDRIYQHTPQEHVITNVVSGRKMRLHKYNFPDTVIWNPWVDRSREMSDFGDDEFPNMLCVEAGNVTSPVILLPGTAFEASQILQIIIEGNVSRKTKRNR
- the LOC6611188 gene encoding glucose-6-phosphate 1-epimerase isoform X1 gives rise to the protein MATTAAAMAATSVVVLDRGNNTTCTINLHGATVVSWRVNNQEQLFVSKLASFDGKKAIRGGIPFVFPQFGAWSFGPQHGFARITRWHLERPPDRLHNGDVEAIFSLMDNDFTRSIWNYQFRITYRLILREKELHFHIGVYNPSKELSFTFNMLLHTYLKVPDVRRCQITGLQGCHFIDKTRENALYQEGREVVTVNEWTDRIYQHTPQEHVITNVVSGRKMRLHKYNFPDTVIWNPWVDRSREMSDFGDDEFPNMLCVEAGNVTSPVILLPGTAFEASQILQQFKCPYTIDPSSCRKKNYLTNFLQND